The Vagococcus penaei genome includes the window CTGTTGAAATGTCATTTGCTTCACCAGAGGCACGTGCGGAACGTTTAAATACTTTAGCTTTTTTAACAACTGATCAGCCAGGTATTATCGTAACCTCATTAGCAGGTTTTCGTCGTTTTCTACCTAAGCCTGAGCTATTCATGGACAGTGTGTTGACCATTCAAGAAAGAGATACCCTTGATTTGGTTGCTTTACCGGAAAAATTAGTTTTGCTAGGTTATGAACGTCAGCAAATGATTGGCAAACCAGGTGAGTTTAGTATTCGCGGAAGTATTGTTGATATTTATCCATTAACGAGTGATTATCCAATCCGGATTGATTTATTTGATGATGAAGTTGAATCCTTACGGTACTTTGATGTGAATACACAACGCTCACTAGAAACAATTTCTCAGGTACAAATTACACCGGCACAACTAGATATTTTTACTTCTGAGCAACTAGCGAATGGTGCCGCTAAACTGCAAGCTCTTGTGGCTAAGCGATTACCGACTTTAGATAACGATCAGAAAGCCGTGGTCTCGGCTGCTAGTGACTATCAGATAAGTGAATGGACGCAAGGACACCCAACGAATGAAGTGACCATGTACAGTGACATATTATATGAAGAAACTTACTTTTTAGCTGACTATCTGGGCGCGAATGATACAGTCTTAATTGATGATTATAGTCGCTTATTAGAGGCTGAACGGGAATTAATTCGTGAAGAAGGCGAATGGATTACCGAAAAATTAGCTGCTAATGTCTTGTTTGAGACCGAGACCCTTGGTGGTGACTTCAGAAGTATTGTCCGGGACTTAAAACAAAGTAAAACCTACTTTTCACTCTTTCAAAAAGGTATGGGTAACTTGAAGTTTCAAGCAATTCATGCTTTCCAGTATCGACCGATGCAACAATTTTTTGGTCAAATGGCACTTTTGAAGACAGAACTAGACAGGTGGCATAAACAGAATCAGACTGTTATTGTGTTAGCAGAGTCAGTTGAGCGGGCAAAAGTTTTAGAGAAACTCCTAATTGATTTAGAAGTGTCCGTAGTTGTTGCGAATAATCATGAGTTATTAATTGGGCAAACTCAAATTCAAGTTGGTCAACTCGACTCCGGATTTGAACTACCTGAGGAAAAACTAGTTGTTGTGATTGAAAAAGAAATTTTGCATGTCAAATCCAAGAAACGTGCGCGTAAACAGACAATGTCGAATGCTGAACGCCTAAAAGATTATAATGAACTAAAACCTGGAGATTTTGTGGTCCACATGAATCATGGTATTGGGCAGTATGTTGGAATGGAAACTCTCTATAGTGGTGGTGTCCATCAAGACTACATGACTATTGTTTATCGTAACAATGATAAGTTATTCATTCCTGTCACTCAGCTAGATATGATTCAGAAGTATGTTTCGTCCGAATCCAAAACACCTAAAGTCAATAAACTAGGTGGCGCTGAATGGATTAAGACAAAAAATAAAGTATCCGCCAAAGTGGAAGACATTGCGGATGATTTAATTAAACTGTATGCAGAACGTGAAGCGGAAAACGGATATGCCTTTTCGCCAGATGATGATTATCAGCGAGAATTTGATGATGCTTTCCCTTATTCAGAAACAGATGATCAATTAAGAAGTATCCAAGAAATTAAGCGTGATATGGAACGTGAACGACCAATGGACCGCTTATTAGTTGGTGATGTTGGTTATGGTAAAACAGAAGTTGCGTTACGAGCAGCTTTTAAAGCGGTTCGTGATGGTAAACAAGTAGCGATTCTTGTTCCTACTACAATTTTGGCACAACAACATTACGATACAATGCAAGAACGTTTTGCTGATTTTCCCGTTAACATTGGTATGTTAAGCCGTTTTAGAACAAAGAAACAACAAAAAGAAACCTTAGATGGATTGAAACAAGGAAAAATCGATATTGTTGTCGGGACACATCGAGTCTTATCAAAAGATATTGAATTCCTTGATTTAGGCCTTTTGGTTATTGATGAGGAACAACGATTTGGTGTGAAGCATAAAGAGCGCTTAAAACAGCTGAAATCACAAGTTGATGTCTTAACACTAACAGCAACTCCGATTCCACGCACTCTACATATGTCGATGTTGGGTGTTCGTGACTTATCAGTCATTGAAACACCACCGGCTAATCGTTACCCGGTTCAAACATATGTGATGGAGAAAAATCTGGGAGCGGTACGTGAAGCTTGCGAGCGTGAATTAGCTCGAGGTGGTCAGGTATTCTATTTATACAATCGTGTGGAAACGATTGAACAAAAAGTCGAAGAAATCCAAGCCGTTGTACCAGATGCACGAATTGCCTACGCTCATGGTCAGTTAACTGAAGTTCAATTAGAAAATGTCTTGATGGAATTTATCAATCGTGAATACGACATTTTAGTCACAACAACGATTATTGAAACAGGGGTTGATATTCCCAATGTCAATACATTATTTGTTGAAAATGCTGATCACATGGGATTATCACAACTTTACCAGTTACGTGGTCGCGTGGGGCGAAGTAACCGTGTGGCTTATGCTTATTTCATGTATGAAGCACAAAAGATTCTAAATGAAGTGAGTGAGAAGCGACTCCAAGCAATTAAAGATTTTACAGAATTAGGCTCAGGATTTAAAATTGCTATGCGTGATTTATCCATCCGTGGTGCAGGAAATTTATTAGGATCACAACAACATGGCTTCATTGATTCGGTTGGATTTGATATGTACACACAAATGCTAACTGAAGCGGTTAATCGTAAGCAAGGTAAAACCCAACAAGACACAAAAACAGTGGCTGAAATTGATTTGGGTATTGATGCGTATATTCCAGGTGATTATATTGAAGATGAACGTCAAAAGATTGAGATTTATAAACGAATTCGTCAGTTAGATCATCAAGAGATGTTTGATGAATTAGAGAGTGACTTACTGGACCGGTTTGGTGAATACCCAGATGAAGTCGCTAATTTATTGACAATTGGTTTAATCAAGATGAATGCCGATTTTGCGTTAGTGGAAAAGGTTCAAAAACAGCAACACAAATTAACAGTGACGCTAAGCAAGGAAGGTAGTAAGACATATCATGTTGAGCAACTCTTTAAGGCATTGGCTAAAACCAACGTAAAAGCTGATTTAAATCCAAATGATGGACAAATGCAAATTCACTTATTAATTGACAAAAAAATGACGGAGGCTGTCTGGCTTCAAGAACTATCACAGTTCATTGCTGAATTGCGTGAACAAAAATACTTAACGCTAAGTGAACGGCATGACGAATAAGCAGTCAACTTTAGAAAAAAGTATGTTACGGGGAACGTTGGTCTTAACCGTCACGTCATTTATTGTTAAAATTTTAAGTGCAGTCTATCGAGTACCTTTTCAAAATTTAGTTGGTGACGAAGGTTTTTATGTGTATCAGCAAGTTTACCCGCTCTACGGCATTGCGATGACTTTAGCTTTAACGGGATTGCCTGTTTATCTATCGAAGTTGATTGCTAGTAGTCGAACAGAAGCTGACCGTCAAAAGGTCATGACCCAGTTTTTATTGTTTATGGGAATTGGCTCATTAGGGCTATTTCTAATAGTACAATTTGGGGCTTCTTTAATTGCTATCAAGATGGGTGATACCGAATTAACACCAGTTATTAAAACTGTTTCCTATGTTTTTCTACTTGTACCGATATTATCTGCTTATCGTGGATTTTATCAAGGACAAATGGAAATGAAACCGACTGCTGTTTCGCAATTAATTGAACAAGGCGTGCGTGTTGTGATTATCCTCAGTGCAGGTTTCCTATATCTACGTTTATCATTGACCGTTTACCAAGTGGGAAATTTAGCGACATTTGGATCAGTCATTGGTGGTCTAGTGGCGTTAGTCATTTTAGTTGCCTATGGGCGGCAAGAGAAATTTACGATGAATTGGTCCAAAGCACCATTTCATTTCGATTGGCCATTTGGTCGGAAATTGTTTGTTCAAGGTGGAGCGCTTTGTTTGTTTAGTGCCTATCTGATTTTATTTCAATTAATTGATTCTTTCACAGTGTTAAAAGCACTAGAGGAAAGCGGTTTTGATAGTATGGCAGCGAAAATTGCCAAGGGTGTCTATGATCGTGGGCAACCTTTAGTTCAAGTCGGTCTCGTTGTTGCGGTTTCAATGACTGCTACTTTTTTACCAGTTTTAACCAAGCATTATCTCGAAAAAGGGCAAGATGTTTATCGCGAAACAGTTGCGTCGTATCTAAAAATTTCACGTGTCATTTCGAGTGCAGCAGCTGTTGGTCTAGCAATGGTATTACCTTTTATTAATCAAGCTTTATTTAGCGATAATGCTGGTCAAGTCACATTGGAATGGTTTGTGTTGGCTATTTTCTTTGTCTCAATGATACAGTCATATCAAACCATTTATCAAAGTCAAAACAAAATTCGCTGTCAATTTATTTCTGCCATGATTGGCTTAGGCGTTAAAATTATCGCCACACCAATTTTGACTTTTCACTTTGGAACAATCGGATCTAGTATAAGTACGTTACTCGGTTTAGGCGTTTGTCTAGGCTTATTTCAATTAAATTTTAGAAGAGACTCAAAGAAGGATTCGTTCAGAGGGCATTCTTTAGGTAAATTGTTAGTGAGTCTACTAGTGATGTTTTGTGTTTTAATTGGGTATCGTTTGTTAATTAATCAAGTAATCGGTACTAGTCGTAGTTTAGCGCTACTTGCAACATTTGGTGGTGTTCTAATTGGCTTTATTAGCTACCTTATGTGTTTGCTAAGATTTAAAGTTTTCACACAAGAAGAGTGGCTACTCTTACCATTTGGTGATAAAGTAGTCAAAAGACTAAAAAAACGTTAGGAAGGTACAAAAGATGAGATTAGATAAATTTTTAAAAGTATCACGTATTATCAAACGTCGAACAGTTGCGAAAGAATTTGCTGACAAGGGACGTATTCAAGTGAATAATCAACTAGCGAAGTCGTCAACTGCGGTTAAAGTAGGTGATACTATTAAATTATTATTTGGTAATAAGACTTTAGAAGTTAAAGTTTTAGATTTAAAAGAAACGACGAAAAAAGATGAAGCGAAAGATTTGTACGAAATTATTAGTGAAACCTTCGAAGCTGGTTATGAAAAGTTAGAATAAAATAGACAATACTGAACGGAATTGGTATAATTAGTTATCTTTGAAAAGCGAATGGAGTTTTAAAATCAATGAAAAAAAAGCAAAGATTCTTAACCTACACTAAAGAACAAGCCCCTAGTTTAGAAGTTGCTAAAACCGAAACGGCTAAAGTAACTGACAATGTTTTGTTTAAACGACGTCGCTTGGGTATCATGTTTGTCGTAGCCTTTATCGTCTTTTTGTTAATTGGTTTTAATCTATTTAAAAATAGTCAACGCTTATTAGCTTTACAGGAGACAAAAGTGCAAGTGACACAAGAAAATAAACAAGTAATGAGTAAACGTGATGAGTTAGCGAATGAAGTCGACTTGCTTCATGATGACGATTATGTGGCGAAAATTGCTCGTGCGAAATACTTTTATTCTAAAGAAGGGGAGCAAGTCTATAGTATCCCTGAATTAAATAGTTCCACCCAAACTAGCGGTAACAAATAAAAATATATATTTTAAGAAGGCTCAAGGAGGAAAATATTTTTTATGTCAATTGAAGTAGGGGTAAAATTACCTGGGAAAGTTTCAGGAATTACCAATTTTGGTGCATTTGTTGAGTTAGGTGAAGGCAAAACAGGATTAGTTCACATCAGTGAAGTATCGAATAGCTTTGTTAAAGACATTCATGATGTATTAAGTGTCGGCGATGAAGTAGAGGTAAAAGTTATGTCTGTTGGTGATGACGGAAAGATTGGTTTGTCAATTAAGCGTGCCAATGAAGAAGCGCAGCCAGAAAGACCAGAACGCAAAAGAGAATTCAAAAAAGACTTCAAAAAAGATTTTAAGAAAAATAATTATCAAAAATCTGACCGTGGCTCAACGAATCGTAAACCAGTAGCTCCACCGAAAAAAGAAAGTTTCGATACATTGATGAGCTCATTCTTAAAAGATAGTGATGATCGTTTAAGTACATTAAAACGTAGTACTGAAGGCAAACGCGGTGGTCGAGGCGGACGTCGTAGTTAATAAACCAAAAAGGATAAGGAAACTTATCCTTTTTTCTTATTTTAAGAGATAAGGAGAGAAACGTGATGTTAGTGAAGCACCTCATGCAACAAAATAACAAATATCATTGGTGGCAGTCTGATACCCTTGTATTAGTTGCTGTATCTGGCGGCGTAGATTCAATGGTTTTGTTAGAGTTACTACTCCAGTTACCAGAAGGAGAACGGCCAATAATTGGTGTGGCACATATTAATCATAAGTTGCGTACCGAATCTGATGATGAAGCCCATGCGGTCCAACTATTTTGTGAACAGCATGGGCTTCCATTTTATTTAAAAGAATGGCATGCTGGAACTATTATTACAGAAAATGTTGAGCAAGCGGCACGACAAGTCCGTTATGAATTTATGCAACAAATAATGGAGATGGCAGGCTACTCAGTTGTTTTAACCGCTCATCATGAAGGTGACCAGGCTGAAACTATTCTAATGCGCTTAATTTCGGGTTACCGTTTACCTTATTTGATGGGAATTCAGCAAACACGCTCCTTTTATTCAGGAAAGTTAGTTCGTCCTTTATTGACCGTATCCAAAAGTGACTTATATGCGTATGCACAGCTACACGATATTCCTTATTTTGAAGATGAAAGTAATCGGACAACAACTTATTTTCGTAATCGCGTTCGGCATAATTATTTGCCAGCATTAGCTAACGAGAATCCTCAAGCTGTGCAACATTTTATTCATTTAGGAGAAGAAGTACAAGCTTATTATGATGTGGTTGAAGAGCTAATACAGCCTATCTATGCTAGTATTGTACAGACTGATTCTATGAGTTGGATAATCAACGTTTCAGAATTTCAAGCATTATCGGCTAGTTTTCAATATGTCATTAGCCAAAAACTAGTCATTGAATTGATTCAAGCGGGTATCGTTGTCAGTCAACAAGTTGAGGTGTCA containing:
- the mfd gene encoding transcription-repair coupling factor encodes the protein MNHLIKSPLVADWLGQTRLATTQLVTGLSGSAKSLLMAALVQQQRKVLIVAPNLYYATRLVDDLQHVIDEDYLHFFPIDEVAAVEMSFASPEARAERLNTLAFLTTDQPGIIVTSLAGFRRFLPKPELFMDSVLTIQERDTLDLVALPEKLVLLGYERQQMIGKPGEFSIRGSIVDIYPLTSDYPIRIDLFDDEVESLRYFDVNTQRSLETISQVQITPAQLDIFTSEQLANGAAKLQALVAKRLPTLDNDQKAVVSAASDYQISEWTQGHPTNEVTMYSDILYEETYFLADYLGANDTVLIDDYSRLLEAERELIREEGEWITEKLAANVLFETETLGGDFRSIVRDLKQSKTYFSLFQKGMGNLKFQAIHAFQYRPMQQFFGQMALLKTELDRWHKQNQTVIVLAESVERAKVLEKLLIDLEVSVVVANNHELLIGQTQIQVGQLDSGFELPEEKLVVVIEKEILHVKSKKRARKQTMSNAERLKDYNELKPGDFVVHMNHGIGQYVGMETLYSGGVHQDYMTIVYRNNDKLFIPVTQLDMIQKYVSSESKTPKVNKLGGAEWIKTKNKVSAKVEDIADDLIKLYAEREAENGYAFSPDDDYQREFDDAFPYSETDDQLRSIQEIKRDMERERPMDRLLVGDVGYGKTEVALRAAFKAVRDGKQVAILVPTTILAQQHYDTMQERFADFPVNIGMLSRFRTKKQQKETLDGLKQGKIDIVVGTHRVLSKDIEFLDLGLLVIDEEQRFGVKHKERLKQLKSQVDVLTLTATPIPRTLHMSMLGVRDLSVIETPPANRYPVQTYVMEKNLGAVREACERELARGGQVFYLYNRVETIEQKVEEIQAVVPDARIAYAHGQLTEVQLENVLMEFINREYDILVTTTIIETGVDIPNVNTLFVENADHMGLSQLYQLRGRVGRSNRVAYAYFMYEAQKILNEVSEKRLQAIKDFTELGSGFKIAMRDLSIRGAGNLLGSQQHGFIDSVGFDMYTQMLTEAVNRKQGKTQQDTKTVAEIDLGIDAYIPGDYIEDERQKIEIYKRIRQLDHQEMFDELESDLLDRFGEYPDEVANLLTIGLIKMNADFALVEKVQKQQHKLTVTLSKEGSKTYHVEQLFKALAKTNVKADLNPNDGQMQIHLLIDKKMTEAVWLQELSQFIAELREQKYLTLSERHDE
- a CDS encoding putative polysaccharide biosynthesis protein; the protein is MTNKQSTLEKSMLRGTLVLTVTSFIVKILSAVYRVPFQNLVGDEGFYVYQQVYPLYGIAMTLALTGLPVYLSKLIASSRTEADRQKVMTQFLLFMGIGSLGLFLIVQFGASLIAIKMGDTELTPVIKTVSYVFLLVPILSAYRGFYQGQMEMKPTAVSQLIEQGVRVVIILSAGFLYLRLSLTVYQVGNLATFGSVIGGLVALVILVAYGRQEKFTMNWSKAPFHFDWPFGRKLFVQGGALCLFSAYLILFQLIDSFTVLKALEESGFDSMAAKIAKGVYDRGQPLVQVGLVVAVSMTATFLPVLTKHYLEKGQDVYRETVASYLKISRVISSAAAVGLAMVLPFINQALFSDNAGQVTLEWFVLAIFFVSMIQSYQTIYQSQNKIRCQFISAMIGLGVKIIATPILTFHFGTIGSSISTLLGLGVCLGLFQLNFRRDSKKDSFRGHSLGKLLVSLLVMFCVLIGYRLLINQVIGTSRSLALLATFGGVLIGFISYLMCLLRFKVFTQEEWLLLPFGDKVVKRLKKR
- the tilS gene encoding tRNA lysidine(34) synthetase TilS, translated to MLVKHLMQQNNKYHWWQSDTLVLVAVSGGVDSMVLLELLLQLPEGERPIIGVAHINHKLRTESDDEAHAVQLFCEQHGLPFYLKEWHAGTIITENVEQAARQVRYEFMQQIMEMAGYSVVLTAHHEGDQAETILMRLISGYRLPYLMGIQQTRSFYSGKLVRPLLTVSKSDLYAYAQLHDIPYFEDESNRTTTYFRNRVRHNYLPALANENPQAVQHFIHLGEEVQAYYDVVEELIQPIYASIVQTDSMSWIINVSEFQALSASFQYVISQKLVIELIQAGIVVSQQVEVSLRQLLLSDKPNHTILLKNEWVCQRAYTEAKIYQKKSQLFIKSSSFNVKLNSGRRLTSSEWLGFFAEDSVVIPAEYAKWQKLELTIPQEIADEVIVRKRQAGDRLIFNALGQSKKVARYFIDEKIPSDLREKSWVITTLSGRLIWLVPFKESYLSIQSETAKIQYKLVYCCQLDK
- a CDS encoding S1 domain-containing RNA-binding protein, whose translation is MSIEVGVKLPGKVSGITNFGAFVELGEGKTGLVHISEVSNSFVKDIHDVLSVGDEVEVKVMSVGDDGKIGLSIKRANEEAQPERPERKREFKKDFKKDFKKNNYQKSDRGSTNRKPVAPPKKESFDTLMSSFLKDSDDRLSTLKRSTEGKRGGRGGRRS
- a CDS encoding FtsB family cell division protein — encoded protein: MKKKQRFLTYTKEQAPSLEVAKTETAKVTDNVLFKRRRLGIMFVVAFIVFLLIGFNLFKNSQRLLALQETKVQVTQENKQVMSKRDELANEVDLLHDDDYVAKIARAKYFYSKEGEQVYSIPELNSSTQTSGNK
- a CDS encoding RNA-binding S4 domain-containing protein, which encodes MRLDKFLKVSRIIKRRTVAKEFADKGRIQVNNQLAKSSTAVKVGDTIKLLFGNKTLEVKVLDLKETTKKDEAKDLYEIISETFEAGYEKLE